In one Clostridiisalibacter paucivorans DSM 22131 genomic region, the following are encoded:
- a CDS encoding DUF1294 domain-containing protein, with product MKYIIGIFENITLYQWVFYFYFLIINIFAIINMFLDKKKAKNQEWRIKESTLIITAFLGGASGIMIGMIIYKHKLRKKKFYLGVPAIYILNKILQFFLFNIIK from the coding sequence ATGAAATATATAATTGGGATATTTGAAAATATAACTTTATATCAATGGGTATTTTATTTTTACTTTTTGATTATAAATATATTTGCAATAATAAATATGTTTTTAGACAAGAAAAAAGCAAAGAATCAAGAGTGGAGAATAAAAGAATCTACTTTGATAATTACGGCATTTTTAGGAGGAGCTTCTGGTATAATGATAGGAATGATAATTTATAAGCATAAATTGAGAAAGAAGAAATTTTATTTAGGTGTTCCTGCTATATATATATTAAATAAGATATTACAGTTTTTTCTATTTAATATAATTAAATAG